In the Fusarium oxysporum f. sp. lycopersici 4287 chromosome 9, whole genome shotgun sequence genome, one interval contains:
- a CDS encoding dimethylaniline monooxygenase (N-oxide forming) encodes MSVPRVKRVAVIGAGPAGAIAVDALVQEKTFDLIRVFERREGPGGCWIGDTTQPPTISNLAKLADRTADEQLPIPETLPTLLPKSTQPRHEESSLYPYLETNVDTSTMEFTQEPIPEIRSERSIGMHGPETPFRHWKVMRDYIAGILHRNHYQDLISYNTTVEHVEKTGDEWKVVLRKEGKKQDYWWSETFDAVVVASGHYWVPYIPAVEGLEQFEKTRPGSVVHSKHFRGRDSFHGKRVVVVGASVSAADIAVDLVDTAKSPIHCVTIGHTTNVFFGDTAFDHPKIQQHPSIAKVVNRTVHFIDGTSVADVDHIIFGTGYSWTLPFLPSLPVRNNRVPGLYQHIVWQKDPTILFVGAVGAGLTFKIFEWQAVYAARILAGRATVPSQEEMQRWEDERIQTHGDGPKFSVVFPDFEDYFEAVRELAGEGEAGVGRKLPKFRREWFRNFIEGTELRKGLWRRWNAKAKADLEKDGVKARL; translated from the exons ATGTCTGTCCCTCGTGTAAAGCGTGTGGCGGTCATCGGCGCCGGACCAGCGGGTGCTATTGCGGTTGATGCTTTGGTGCAAGAGAAGACTTTTGATCTTATTAGGGTTTTTGAACGCCGTGAAGGGCCTGGAGGATGTTG GATTGGTGATACAACTCAACCTCCAACAATCTCAAATCTGGCAAAGCTCGCAGATCGTACAGCAGATGAGCAACTGCCCATCCCTGAGACTTTACCAACACTTCTTCCCAAGTCCACGCAACCACGCCATGAAGAATCATCTCTGTACCCATACCTAGAAACCAACGTTGACACATCCACCATGGAGTTCACACAAGAGCCCATCCCCGAAATCCGCAGTGAGAGATCAATCGGGATGCACGGCCCCGAGACGCCCTTTCGGCACTGGAAAGTCATGCGTGACTACATCGCAGGTATCTTGCATCGTAACCACTACCAAGATCTCATCTCGTACAACACCACCGTGGAACATGTTGAGAAGACTGGTGATGAGTGGAAGGTTGTGTTGAGAAAGGAGGGAAAGAAGCAGGATTACTGGTGGAGTGAGACTTTTGATGCTGTGGTTGTGGCGAGCGGTCATTACTGGGTGCCGTATATTCCGGCTGTGGAGGGCTTGGAGCAGTTTGAGAAGACGAGGCCGGGGAGTGTGGTGCACAGCAAGCACTTCCGAGGGCGAGACTCTTTTCACGGCAAG AGAGTCGTTGTTGTGGGTGCTTCTGTATCAGCGGCTGATATCGCAGTTGATCTCGTCGACACAGCCAAATCACCAATTCACTGCGTCACCATCGGCCACACCACAAACGTCTTCTTTGGCGACACAGCCTTTGACCACCCCAAGATCCAGCAACACCCATCTATCGCCAAAGTCGTCAACCGAACAGTGCACTTCATCGACGGAACCAGCGTTGCAGATGTAGACCACATCATCTTCGGCACAGGCTACAGCTGGACCCTCCCATTCCTCCCCTCCCTCCCCGTCCGCAACAATCGCGTCCCCGGTCTATACCAACACATCGTATGGCAGAAAGATCCGACAATTCTCTTCGTCGGCGCAGTAGGCGCAGGTCTCAcgttcaagatcttcgagTGGCAAGCCGTCTACGCAGCTCGTATCCTCGCAGGCCGAGCGACTGTACCTTCACAGGAGGAGATGCAGAGGTGGGAGGATGAGAGGATACAGACACACGGCGATGGACCAAAGTTCTCTGTTGTGTTTCCGGACTTTGAGGATTACTTTGAGGCGGTGAGGGAGCTTGCGGGTGAGGGTGAGGCAGGGGTGGGACGCAAGTTGCCCAAGTTTAGGAGGGAGTGGTTTAGGAATTTTATAGAGGGTACGGAGTTGAGGAAGGGAttgtggaggaggtggaaTGCGAAGGCGAAGGCggatcttgagaaggatggtGTGAAGGCGAGGTTGTAG
- a CDS encoding dimethylaniline monooxygenase (N-oxide forming), whose protein sequence is MEFTQEPIPEIRSERSIGMHGPETPFRHWKVMRDYIAGILHRNHYQDLISYNTTVEHVEKTGDEWKVVLRKEGKKQDYWWSETFDAVVVASGHYWVPYIPAVEGLEQFEKTRPGSVVHSKHFRGRDSFHGKRVVVVGASVSAADIAVDLVDTAKSPIHCVTIGHTTNVFFGDTAFDHPKIQQHPSIAKVVNRTVHFIDGTSVADVDHIIFGTGYSWTLPFLPSLPVRNNRVPGLYQHIVWQKDPTILFVGAVGAGLTFKIFEWQAVYAARILAGRATVPSQEEMQRWEDERIQTHGDGPKFSVVFPDFEDYFEAVRELAGEGEAGVGRKLPKFRREWFRNFIEGTELRKGLWRRWNAKAKADLEKDGVKARL, encoded by the exons ATGGAGTTCACACAAGAGCCCATCCCCGAAATCCGCAGTGAGAGATCAATCGGGATGCACGGCCCCGAGACGCCCTTTCGGCACTGGAAAGTCATGCGTGACTACATCGCAGGTATCTTGCATCGTAACCACTACCAAGATCTCATCTCGTACAACACCACCGTGGAACATGTTGAGAAGACTGGTGATGAGTGGAAGGTTGTGTTGAGAAAGGAGGGAAAGAAGCAGGATTACTGGTGGAGTGAGACTTTTGATGCTGTGGTTGTGGCGAGCGGTCATTACTGGGTGCCGTATATTCCGGCTGTGGAGGGCTTGGAGCAGTTTGAGAAGACGAGGCCGGGGAGTGTGGTGCACAGCAAGCACTTCCGAGGGCGAGACTCTTTTCACGGCAAG AGAGTCGTTGTTGTGGGTGCTTCTGTATCAGCGGCTGATATCGCAGTTGATCTCGTCGACACAGCCAAATCACCAATTCACTGCGTCACCATCGGCCACACCACAAACGTCTTCTTTGGCGACACAGCCTTTGACCACCCCAAGATCCAGCAACACCCATCTATCGCCAAAGTCGTCAACCGAACAGTGCACTTCATCGACGGAACCAGCGTTGCAGATGTAGACCACATCATCTTCGGCACAGGCTACAGCTGGACCCTCCCATTCCTCCCCTCCCTCCCCGTCCGCAACAATCGCGTCCCCGGTCTATACCAACACATCGTATGGCAGAAAGATCCGACAATTCTCTTCGTCGGCGCAGTAGGCGCAGGTCTCAcgttcaagatcttcgagTGGCAAGCCGTCTACGCAGCTCGTATCCTCGCAGGCCGAGCGACTGTACCTTCACAGGAGGAGATGCAGAGGTGGGAGGATGAGAGGATACAGACACACGGCGATGGACCAAAGTTCTCTGTTGTGTTTCCGGACTTTGAGGATTACTTTGAGGCGGTGAGGGAGCTTGCGGGTGAGGGTGAGGCAGGGGTGGGACGCAAGTTGCCCAAGTTTAGGAGGGAGTGGTTTAGGAATTTTATAGAGGGTACGGAGTTGAGGAAGGGAttgtggaggaggtggaaTGCGAAGGCGAAGGCggatcttgagaaggatggtGTGAAGGCGAGGTTGTAG